A stretch of Paenibacillus mucilaginosus 3016 DNA encodes these proteins:
- a CDS encoding HAD family hydrolase, with product MAERMLYVSDLDGTLLNGRQEIPAQSREVLNALIREGMHFTIATARAYESVKRIVEGLELQVPVVLFNGVFIRDMAEGRYLVENYLDPLLAQEILRAYLDSGLNPLVYTMNAAGEPKVYYRGIFNESEAQYIGNRTAGGDKRFTLVSDFAEIGEEQVITVNAIDRSGRMEAVFQTFRSRDACVCHYGPDVYAPAYHWLEISSLRATKREAVLALKAMGGYDRLVCFGDNLNDLSMFEAADECYAVSNAHPLALDAADGIIASNEENGVAYYLRDRIAAENVSLS from the coding sequence ATGGCAGAGCGAATGCTGTATGTATCGGATCTGGACGGGACGCTGCTGAATGGGAGGCAGGAAATTCCGGCGCAGTCGCGGGAAGTGCTGAACGCGCTGATCCGCGAAGGCATGCATTTTACGATTGCAACCGCACGGGCGTACGAATCGGTGAAGAGGATCGTGGAAGGGCTGGAGCTCCAGGTGCCGGTCGTTCTCTTCAACGGGGTCTTCATCCGGGACATGGCGGAGGGCCGCTACCTCGTAGAGAACTACCTGGATCCGCTCCTGGCGCAGGAGATTCTCCGAGCTTATCTGGACAGCGGGCTGAACCCGCTCGTGTATACGATGAACGCGGCGGGGGAGCCTAAAGTATATTACCGCGGCATTTTCAACGAAAGCGAAGCCCAGTATATCGGGAATCGGACGGCGGGCGGCGACAAACGGTTCACGCTCGTCTCCGACTTCGCGGAGATCGGGGAAGAGCAGGTGATTACGGTTAACGCCATTGACCGCTCCGGGCGGATGGAAGCGGTGTTCCAAACGTTCCGCAGCCGCGATGCCTGCGTCTGCCATTATGGCCCGGACGTGTATGCACCGGCATATCACTGGCTTGAGATCTCGAGCCTGCGTGCGACGAAGCGGGAAGCGGTGCTGGCGCTGAAGGCGATGGGCGGCTACGACCGGCTCGTCTGCTTCGGCGACAACCTCAACGACCTGTCGATGTTCGAAGCGGCGGACGAGTGCTATGCGGTGAGCAATGCCCATCCGCTTGCGCTGGATGCGGCCGACGGGATAATCGCGTCGAATGAGGAGAACGGCGTGGCGTATTATCTCCGGGACCGCATCGCCGCAGAGAACGTGTCTTTGTCCTGA
- a CDS encoding NUDIX domain-containing protein, translated as MNPIRNSAKAVIWRGTKLLLTRNTDGRGGYFYLFPGGGQEPGEELRDAVVRECLEETGLEVEVGELLHVREYIGRNHQFAEWDSEIHQVEFYFECRLDDGVEVPENGPNPDSSQVGVEWVEVQRLDSIELYPERLKRLLRRRGERICYLGDTN; from the coding sequence ATGAATCCGATCCGCAATTCGGCCAAGGCGGTCATCTGGCGGGGGACGAAGCTGCTGCTCACCCGCAATACGGACGGCCGCGGCGGGTATTTCTACTTGTTTCCCGGCGGAGGCCAGGAGCCTGGCGAGGAGCTGCGTGACGCCGTCGTCCGCGAGTGTCTGGAGGAGACGGGTCTTGAGGTGGAGGTTGGCGAGCTGCTGCACGTGCGCGAATATATCGGCCGCAACCACCAGTTCGCCGAGTGGGATTCGGAGATTCACCAGGTGGAATTCTATTTCGAATGCCGGCTCGATGATGGGGTGGAGGTGCCGGAGAACGGCCCGAACCCGGACAGCTCCCAGGTCGGCGTGGAATGGGTCGAAGTACAGCGGCTCGATTCGATCGAGCTGTACCCCGAGCGCCTCAAGCGGCTGCTGCGGCGGCGGGGAGAGCGGATCTGTTACCTGGGCGACACGAACTGA
- a CDS encoding GNAT family N-acetyltransferase has protein sequence MDIRMAGREEIGLVYEIMQEAFREYAGVLQPPSGALGEKPEDLLPLFEAGGGAVLAWEAGRAVGSARYKRDGDRDALYIGRVAVLPDCRRRGIGEALLRHLEELARGLGYSRTTLGVRLSIPGNVSYYERHGYRPVEKHEYPCGRDSWYIMSKELQRWEEGGRPA, from the coding sequence ATGGACATCCGTATGGCAGGCAGGGAAGAGATCGGGCTCGTGTATGAGATCATGCAGGAAGCCTTCCGGGAATATGCGGGAGTGCTGCAGCCTCCCTCCGGGGCCCTCGGCGAGAAGCCCGAGGATCTGCTCCCTCTGTTCGAGGCGGGCGGCGGCGCCGTTCTGGCCTGGGAGGCCGGGCGGGCGGTCGGCTCGGCCCGCTATAAGCGGGACGGGGACCGGGATGCGCTGTATATCGGGCGCGTGGCGGTTCTGCCGGACTGCCGCCGCAGGGGGATCGGCGAAGCGCTGCTGAGGCATCTGGAAGAGCTGGCGCGCGGGCTCGGCTACTCGCGGACGACGCTCGGGGTCAGGCTGTCGATCCCCGGCAACGTCAGCTACTACGAGCGGCACGGGTACCGGCCGGTGGAAAAGCATGAGTATCCGTGCGGCCGGGACAGCTGGTATATCATGAGCAAGGAGCTCCAGCGCTGGGAAGAAGGGGGGCGGCCGGCATGA
- a CDS encoding superoxide dismutase family protein: MKNHRKVPFAVILTLSLALSGCGANDKTSGNQNPGNPLNATQNNTGQTSTGAGTSETTNTPGGGTTGGSTSDNGTKGGGAYGSGPSTGDGSQVNRSGPGTDAAEGSGKDAQNGNNQSVTQGAPASEQGLTVIVTDAKMNKLGTAQLTSDPKGVAIKLDLTGLPPGAHGIHIHQNARCDAPDFKTAGEHFNPNGQKHGLENGEGPHAGDLPSITADKDGKVSTTLVSTGLTLSPGKSNSLLEGDGKSLIIHANPDDNKTDPSGNSGERIACGLINGK, from the coding sequence ATGAAGAACCACCGCAAGGTTCCCTTCGCCGTCATTCTTACGCTAAGTTTGGCGCTGAGCGGCTGCGGAGCGAACGACAAGACGAGCGGCAACCAGAACCCGGGCAATCCGCTCAATGCCACACAGAACAATACCGGGCAGACCAGCACCGGAGCCGGAACCAGCGAAACGACCAATACCCCGGGGGGCGGCACGACTGGGGGCAGTACAAGCGACAACGGAACGAAGGGCGGCGGAGCCTACGGCAGCGGACCGAGCACCGGGGACGGCTCGCAGGTGAATAGGAGCGGGCCGGGGACGGACGCGGCTGAGGGCAGCGGCAAGGACGCGCAGAACGGCAACAACCAGAGCGTCACGCAGGGGGCTCCGGCTTCCGAGCAGGGGCTGACCGTCATCGTCACCGACGCGAAGATGAACAAGCTGGGGACGGCCCAGCTTACCTCCGACCCGAAGGGGGTCGCGATCAAGCTCGACCTTACCGGGCTTCCGCCGGGGGCGCACGGCATTCATATTCACCAGAACGCCCGCTGCGACGCTCCGGACTTCAAGACGGCCGGGGAGCACTTCAACCCGAACGGCCAGAAGCACGGGCTGGAGAACGGGGAAGGGCCGCATGCCGGAGACCTGCCTTCGATCACGGCGGACAAGGACGGCAAAGTCAGCACGACCCTGGTGTCCACCGGCTTGACGCTCAGCCCGGGGAAGTCGAACTCGCTGCTTGAAGGCGACGGCAAGTCGCTGATCATTCACGCGAACCCTGACGACAACAAGACGGACCCGTCGGGGAACTCGGGCGAACGTATCGCCTGCGGTCTCATCAACGGCAAATAG
- a CDS encoding DUF4023 domain-containing protein translates to MTKQNLTGSTEEWIEKVHDTQAKDEKHRRTHGDNHPAKKLPNKRH, encoded by the coding sequence ATGACCAAACAAAATCTCACCGGCAGCACCGAGGAGTGGATTGAGAAGGTCCACGATACGCAGGCGAAGGATGAGAAGCACCGGAGAACCCACGGGGACAACCATCCGGCCAAAAAGCTGCCGAACAAGCGCCACTAG
- a CDS encoding FAD-dependent monooxygenase, with protein MLIGADGIRSQVASQLPGGLPLLRYGGFTALRGIARYEHPQYTRELGGGFEAWGPGLRFGFSQIGEGQVFWFAALNAPPGTVPAQGNRKQAARSRLAGWYEPVRGVVEATGEEAILAHDLFDRAPLRSWSDGRVTLLGDAAHPMLPNLGQGGAQAMEDAAVLAGVLDPDDIPASLRRYERLRIPRTSRVVRGSRRMARLMQLQHPLAAASRNALLGLLPSAVQLRQLDWLLGHEVPSGDEAL; from the coding sequence GTGCTGATCGGGGCGGACGGCATACGCTCGCAGGTGGCCTCCCAGCTGCCGGGCGGACTGCCCCTGCTGCGCTACGGCGGGTTCACCGCGCTGCGAGGGATTGCAAGGTATGAGCATCCGCAGTACACCCGTGAGCTCGGCGGAGGCTTCGAGGCCTGGGGGCCGGGGCTGCGCTTCGGCTTCTCCCAGATCGGGGAGGGGCAGGTCTTCTGGTTCGCGGCCTTGAATGCGCCACCAGGCACGGTGCCGGCTCAGGGAAACCGCAAGCAGGCGGCACGGTCCCGGCTTGCGGGCTGGTACGAACCGGTCCGCGGAGTGGTGGAGGCCACCGGGGAAGAGGCGATCCTTGCCCATGACCTGTTCGACCGCGCGCCCCTCCGGAGCTGGAGCGACGGACGCGTGACCCTGCTCGGCGATGCGGCTCATCCGATGCTTCCGAATCTCGGCCAGGGCGGGGCGCAGGCAATGGAGGACGCCGCGGTGCTGGCCGGGGTGCTGGACCCGGACGACATCCCCGCCTCGCTGAGGCGCTATGAGAGGCTTCGGATTCCCCGCACGTCCCGTGTCGTTCGGGGCTCCCGGCGGATGGCGCGGCTGATGCAGCTCCAGCATCCGCTGGCGGCTGCCTCACGCAACGCCCTGCTCGGCCTGCTGCCGTCAGCGGTGCAGCTGCGGCAGCTTGACTGGCTGCTGGGCCACGAGGTGCCGAGCGGGGACGAAGCTTTGTAA
- a CDS encoding FAD-dependent oxidoreductase gives MKPEGTSAGARIREAGGRALIIGGGIGGLSAAIALQAAGWDAAVYERGPSLAGAGAGIVLAANAMKLLDRFGAGAEVRARGAAVRQAEIRSWQGRLITRLPVREQALRYGTEAWLIHRAALQEALHRLPAAGHGPVRPAAREVGAGRRGRSGVLRRRRNGRGAGADRGGRHTLAGGLPAAGRTAPAALRRVHRAARDCKV, from the coding sequence ATGAAGCCGGAAGGCACCTCCGCGGGGGCAAGGATCAGGGAAGCCGGCGGGCGTGCGCTGATCATCGGCGGGGGCATCGGCGGCCTGTCGGCGGCCATTGCCCTGCAGGCGGCCGGATGGGACGCGGCCGTCTATGAACGCGGCCCTTCACTGGCGGGGGCGGGAGCAGGGATCGTGCTGGCGGCCAATGCGATGAAGCTGCTGGACCGGTTCGGTGCAGGGGCCGAGGTGCGGGCCCGGGGAGCCGCCGTCCGGCAGGCGGAGATCCGCTCCTGGCAGGGCCGGCTGATCACGCGGCTGCCGGTCAGGGAGCAGGCGCTGCGCTACGGCACGGAAGCCTGGCTGATCCACCGCGCGGCTCTGCAGGAAGCGCTTCACCGGCTGCCTGCAGCCGGGCACGGTCCGGTTCGGCCGGCGGCTCGAGAGGTGGGAGCAGGACGCCGAGGGCGTTCGGGCGTACTTCGAAGGCGGAGAAACGGCCGAGGGGCGGGTGCTGATCGGGGCGGACGGCATACGCTCGCAGGTGGCCTCCCAGCTGCCGGGCGGACTGCCCCTGCTGCGCTACGGCGGGTTCACCGCGCTGCGAGGGATTGCAAGGTATGA
- a CDS encoding YihY/virulence factor BrkB family protein — translation MTAFLKELWKQIETDDALGLSAQCAYYFLLSMFPFLLFVVSLLGFLPVTSQDVLAMIKEYIPSGVAAGMETQLREVLDTKRGGTLSFGLIFSLVTASAAMDAIVLAVNKAYGLSPRKSFIRSRLLAMALTLAMLIVVFSALLLSVFGPVIGSWLTVHSVIPLGQIELWSGLRWVVNFAVLGLVFTGIYYVAPNTCLSCKDVIPGALIASAGWQLTSLGFSYYVGRWANYSSTYGSLGGVIVLMTWFYLSAFIIIIGGEINAMAYLFKKREKLKPGRA, via the coding sequence ATGACCGCCTTCTTGAAAGAGCTTTGGAAGCAGATCGAAACCGATGACGCGCTCGGCTTATCCGCGCAGTGCGCTTACTATTTTCTCCTGTCGATGTTTCCGTTCCTGCTCTTCGTGGTCAGTCTTCTCGGCTTTCTGCCGGTGACCTCGCAGGATGTGCTGGCGATGATCAAGGAATATATCCCGAGCGGGGTGGCGGCGGGCATGGAGACCCAGCTGCGCGAGGTGCTGGATACGAAGCGCGGCGGAACGCTATCGTTCGGTCTGATCTTCTCGCTCGTCACCGCCAGTGCAGCGATGGATGCCATCGTGCTGGCCGTCAACAAGGCCTACGGGCTCTCCCCGCGCAAAAGCTTCATCCGCTCCCGGCTGCTGGCCATGGCGCTGACGCTGGCGATGCTGATCGTCGTGTTCTCGGCACTGCTGCTCAGCGTCTTCGGTCCGGTGATCGGCAGCTGGCTGACGGTGCATTCGGTCATTCCCCTCGGGCAGATCGAGCTGTGGAGCGGGCTGCGGTGGGTGGTCAATTTTGCGGTGCTGGGGCTGGTGTTCACGGGGATTTATTACGTGGCGCCCAATACGTGCTTGAGCTGCAAGGATGTGATTCCCGGGGCGCTCATCGCTTCGGCCGGATGGCAGCTCACGTCCCTGGGGTTCTCTTATTATGTAGGCCGCTGGGCGAATTACAGCTCCACTTACGGATCCCTTGGAGGAGTTATTGTGCTGATGACCTGGTTTTATTTATCTGCCTTCATTATTATCATAGGAGGAGAAATCAACGCGATGGCGTATCTCTTCAAAAAGCGGGAGAAGCTGAAACCGGGCAGAGCCTAG
- a CDS encoding DUF421 domain-containing protein produces MDYMYIFIKLGTGFIGLWLITKLLGKKEISQLTPFDFVSSLMLSELVGASIYDREVHFPELVFALVLWAVLSLGFEKVLQLFPWLNPKLSGRPDVLVRDGRVDPEAMRRNKLDWHQVTMLLREQSIFSLREVAFAVFEPNGNLSVLKKSPAESVVREDLDLPDKKVELPVLLIDKGCLDEDQLKSIGRDRSWLEEELRKQGAKRLEDIYYGEWTESGGLYIQHGS; encoded by the coding sequence ATGGATTATATGTACATTTTCATCAAACTGGGTACCGGATTTATCGGCCTATGGTTAATTACCAAGCTCCTCGGGAAGAAAGAGATCTCGCAGCTTACGCCCTTCGACTTCGTTTCTTCCCTGATGCTCAGCGAGCTCGTGGGGGCCAGCATATATGACCGGGAGGTCCACTTTCCCGAGCTCGTCTTCGCCCTCGTGCTCTGGGCCGTACTGTCGCTCGGCTTCGAGAAGGTGCTTCAGCTCTTCCCCTGGCTGAACCCAAAGCTCAGCGGACGGCCGGATGTGCTCGTGCGGGACGGCCGGGTGGACCCCGAAGCGATGCGGCGCAACAAGCTGGACTGGCACCAGGTCACGATGCTGCTGAGGGAGCAGAGCATCTTCTCGCTTCGCGAGGTGGCGTTCGCCGTATTCGAGCCCAACGGGAACCTCAGCGTGCTTAAGAAATCGCCTGCGGAGTCGGTGGTGAGGGAGGACCTCGACCTGCCGGACAAGAAGGTGGAGCTTCCCGTCCTGCTCATTGATAAGGGTTGTCTCGATGAGGACCAGCTGAAGAGCATCGGCCGGGACCGGAGCTGGCTGGAGGAAGAGCTGCGGAAGCAGGGTGCGAAGCGGCTGGAGGATATCTATTACGGCGAATGGACGGAGAGCGGGGGCCTGTACATCCAGCACGGCTCTTAG
- a CDS encoding DUF2809 domain-containing protein: protein MPSARGRWAYAGITLLVMALGLASRVFGDRLPAFAAAHLGDALWAAMIYFGCRCLFLPRGARFAAGLSLLLSFGIEASQLYRSPWIDALRATTPGALVLGHGFLWIDLARYAAGIAAAYGLDPWRLCR, encoded by the coding sequence ATGCCTTCGGCTCGCGGCCGCTGGGCCTACGCGGGGATCACGCTTCTCGTGATGGCGTTGGGCCTTGCTTCGCGGGTGTTCGGGGACCGGCTGCCCGCGTTCGCCGCCGCCCATCTCGGCGATGCGTTGTGGGCGGCCATGATCTACTTCGGCTGCCGCTGCCTGTTCCTGCCACGGGGCGCGCGCTTCGCGGCAGGCCTCAGCCTGCTGCTGAGCTTCGGCATCGAAGCCAGCCAGCTGTACCGCAGCCCGTGGATTGATGCGCTGCGGGCCACCACGCCGGGCGCCCTTGTGCTGGGCCATGGCTTCCTGTGGATCGATCTGGCCAGATATGCTGCCGGCATTGCTGCAGCTTACGGGCTGGACCCATGGCGTCTTTGCAGGTGA
- a CDS encoding acyltransferase produces MEPSKGKKSRPKIAELDIVRAFAILAVVLIHATADATARAGESHLALAEGSLTQMAFVAINRMSLFAVPLFIFISGVVLFYRYYDTWSLKQAAGFYRKRIVSSIIPYVLWSFIYYVFNQWLFTRSVVIEWIPFLKMLQWADVGYHLYFMIIIIQFYLLFPLMMTAVKASGILEKLMVPIGFGIQAGFYAYNHYVAPLDHRPSLAVTYIGVFMLGGYIGIHYSAFMQWMRRGAVLIVPAAVLGGLALGALFLNDRYGVGGFSHTWFEATQNAYAMLLGMALTWVGAVVTPKLPGVHRALLVLGAASFGIYLAHPALLSLYRVGIQPTGGMLSYDLYMLIGFLWPLLGSLFLAIAYGWVSRSLRGRRPAAVPPGVPAKGTAAN; encoded by the coding sequence ATGGAACCATCAAAAGGGAAGAAGAGCCGTCCCAAGATTGCAGAGCTCGACATCGTTCGGGCGTTTGCCATTTTGGCGGTGGTTCTGATCCATGCCACGGCGGATGCAACCGCCCGTGCAGGCGAATCGCATCTGGCTCTGGCTGAGGGAAGCCTGACACAGATGGCGTTCGTCGCCATCAACCGGATGAGCCTGTTCGCCGTGCCCCTGTTTATTTTCATCTCGGGTGTCGTGCTGTTCTACCGTTATTATGACACCTGGAGCCTGAAGCAGGCGGCGGGCTTCTACCGCAAGCGGATCGTTTCGTCCATTATTCCTTACGTGCTGTGGTCTTTTATTTATTATGTGTTCAATCAGTGGCTTTTTACGCGCAGCGTGGTGATCGAGTGGATCCCGTTCCTCAAGATGCTGCAGTGGGCGGACGTCGGGTATCATTTGTACTTCATGATCATTATCATCCAGTTTTATCTGCTCTTCCCCCTGATGATGACTGCCGTCAAAGCCTCGGGCATCCTGGAGAAGCTCATGGTGCCGATCGGCTTCGGCATTCAGGCCGGTTTCTACGCGTACAACCACTACGTGGCTCCGCTGGACCACCGCCCGTCTCTGGCTGTAACGTACATCGGAGTATTCATGCTGGGCGGGTATATCGGCATCCATTATTCGGCCTTCATGCAGTGGATGCGGCGCGGCGCCGTTCTCATCGTTCCGGCCGCGGTTCTGGGTGGACTGGCTCTGGGAGCCTTGTTCCTCAATGACCGATACGGTGTCGGCGGCTTCAGTCACACCTGGTTCGAAGCGACCCAGAACGCGTATGCGATGCTTCTCGGCATGGCGCTGACCTGGGTCGGGGCCGTCGTCACGCCGAAGCTGCCCGGGGTTCATAGAGCACTGCTTGTTCTCGGAGCGGCTTCCTTCGGCATCTACCTGGCCCACCCGGCTCTGCTCAGCTTGTACCGGGTCGGGATCCAGCCGACCGGCGGCATGCTCTCCTACGACCTGTACATGCTGATCGGGTTCCTGTGGCCGCTTCTCGGCTCCTTGTTCCTCGCCATTGCCTACGGCTGGGTCAGCCGCAGCCTGCGGGGCCGCAGGCCTGCCGCCGTTCCGCCGGGGGTTCCGGCCAAGGGAACGGCTGCCAACTGA
- a CDS encoding TraR/DksA C4-type zinc finger protein has translation MNHLSEAQKKRLKEMLLEEKKELTKHFEINDETAAGLEESLRDSTGELSAADNHPGDLGTEVFERGRDIAVNETLDGQLEQVGKALARMEEGTYGTCEVCGEGIPFERLEALPFSAVCIEHADAGSDPDRRPVEEEVMTRPPAGAGEGRQAASGRFDDADAWESVESYGNSDSPAMAAARDVSSYDQLSSDKLDGRGHVEEIEKFTGSGIDGKDRHVQKAAPYKEYVDKDEAKPLLEDRELRRR, from the coding sequence ATGAACCATTTGTCCGAAGCGCAGAAGAAGCGGCTGAAAGAGATGCTGCTCGAAGAGAAGAAGGAGCTGACAAAGCACTTTGAGATCAACGACGAGACGGCGGCGGGCCTCGAAGAATCGCTTCGTGACTCGACGGGGGAGCTGTCCGCGGCGGATAACCATCCCGGAGACCTCGGGACGGAGGTATTCGAGCGCGGCAGGGATATCGCCGTGAATGAGACGCTGGACGGCCAGCTGGAGCAGGTCGGGAAGGCGCTCGCCCGGATGGAAGAGGGTACATACGGCACCTGCGAGGTGTGCGGGGAGGGCATCCCGTTCGAGCGGCTGGAGGCGCTGCCTTTCTCGGCCGTCTGTATCGAGCATGCCGACGCCGGAAGCGATCCGGACCGCAGACCGGTGGAGGAAGAGGTTATGACGCGGCCGCCGGCTGGAGCGGGCGAAGGGCGGCAGGCGGCTTCCGGCCGCTTCGACGATGCGGATGCGTGGGAGAGCGTCGAGAGCTACGGCAATTCGGATTCGCCGGCGATGGCGGCCGCCCGGGACGTCTCCTCCTACGACCAGCTGTCCTCTGACAAACTCGACGGGCGAGGGCATGTAGAGGAGATCGAGAAATTCACGGGCAGCGGCATCGACGGCAAGGACCGGCATGTGCAGAAGGCTGCGCCGTACAAAGAATACGTCGATAAGGACGAGGCGAAGCCGCTGCTTGAGGACCGGGAGCTCCGGCGCCGCTGA